The following is a genomic window from Plectropomus leopardus isolate mb unplaced genomic scaffold, YSFRI_Pleo_2.0 unplaced_scaffold23782, whole genome shotgun sequence.
CCGCCTGGCTGGCCTGCACCAACGCAGATGCTCTCACCTAACACTCGGCATGGAGTCTGCCTACCACCGCTCGAGGCCACAGCCCCAGAACTGTACTCGGGGGGCCCCAACCTGTGTGGTACCAGCCCCGGCTGCGGCAGCGGTGACCCCATGGGGGCGTCGTGCGTGTCTGAGGAATATGGCCGGCAGAGTCTGTCTTCAGATGACTCGCACAGAAGGAGTAAAGGCAAGAATGATAGCTCAGGTAAGATCAGGAAGTCCATTATGTATTTAACTTTGAACAGTTaccccaaaaaatgtatttttatatacagaTCAATTTTCACTACTGTGC
Proteins encoded in this region:
- the LOC121966261 gene encoding homeobox protein MOX-2-like; this translates as MDHSLFGCLRSPHAPAQGLHPVITQSPLTLHGRSDHVSYLDVPSSSPPCGYSGGEDNGVFSSTAHQDHLPQQQHPLHPQHPPGWPAPTQMLSPNTRHGVCLPPLEATAPELYSGGPNLCGTSPGCGSGDPMGASCVSEEYGRQSLSSDDSHRRSKGKNDSS